The DNA window GACGGCCGCACCCCGCTCGCCGCGCCGGGCGAAGTTCTCCGCGAAGGCGTCCCGGACCGGTTCGAAACCGTCCGCCACCGTGCCCTGGACGTCCACCACTGTTGCCTGCTCCTGTGCCGATTGCTGCAAATTCCTCCACCATGGTGCAACGCGTTCGTCAATGCGCGTAGACCGGGGTGGAGGGACCCGGGGGGCCTGTCACCTTCCGGCGACGCCGCGGACGCCCGCCTACGGCCCCACCGGCCTTGCCGTGCGCGGGTCGAAGCCGAACGGCAGCTCCAGGCGGTGCGCCCGCATGAGGTCCTCGTCACACAGGAGGTCGCGGGTCGGGCCGTCCGCCGCGATGACGCCCTCGCTGAGGACGACGGACCGCTCGCACAGCTCCAGGGCGTACGGGAGGTCGTGCGTGACCATGAGCACCGTCACGTCGAGGGAGCGCAGCACGTCCGCGAGCTCGCGGCGCGAGGCCGGGTCGAGGTTGGACGAGGGCTCGTCCAGGACGAGGATCTCGGGCTCCATCGCCAGGACGGTCGCCACGGCCACGCGCCGCCGCTGGCCGAAGGACAGGTGGTGCGGCGGGCGGTCCGCGAAGCCGGCCATGCCGACGCGCGCCAGGGCCTTCTCCACGCACGCCGCCAGCTCGGCGCCCCGCAGGCCGGCCGCCGCCGGACCGAAGGCGACGTCCTCGCGGACGGTCGGCATGAACAGCTGGTCGTCGGGGTCCTG is part of the Streptomyces roseifaciens genome and encodes:
- a CDS encoding energy-coupling factor ABC transporter ATP-binding protein, whose protein sequence is MTVAASSPSSPPPPPSLEVSGLAYAYPDGHQALFGVDLAVARGERVALLGPNGAGKTTLVLHLNGILGGGLGRVSVAGLPVEKRNLAEVRRRVGIVFQDPDDQLFMPTVREDVAFGPAAAGLRGAELAACVEKALARVGMAGFADRPPHHLSFGQRRRVAVATVLAMEPEILVLDEPSSNLDPASRRELADVLRSLDVTVLMVTHDLPYALELCERSVVLSEGVIAADGPTRDLLCDEDLMRAHRLELPFGFDPRTARPVGP